A window of the Streptomyces finlayi genome harbors these coding sequences:
- a CDS encoding BACON domain-containing protein yields the protein MTSTRLETPAHTTGAHRAHRRAPHSSAQRPPARYEPCLDGLFTYCLSVLCDHEAATEALGEVLVVAERQESRCPAGEEERKSWLYALARWMCLRKLAERKRGRQAHRRPAGGGARPTRRASGKAPEVPAPAPSGPEEAAVPAPSESPAAEARRRELAQLAWPEAAGTTPEQREALELAVRHQLTPRAVAAVLGLDPVVARELLAAAACEVERTRAALAVVETCNCPTVARLTGDHQVLLSAALRRELVRHVDDCPRCRRAAERADAGGPWPGAAVGPTAALPVVGAPLPSVQVAMAHAQRSRSGGPRFDRAGFPLDPKDHAARRDRLRARVLTTTVVATVVAAPVIALWAAYRGAPQTGEGHAGSSVAATERDGAGGLEGEAYDQYENAGNARPDKNGRFTPGARTPDVSAEVISADGRHGPGSLAVTARTSGDLTTITLTASGSEQVSWTAWVDAPWLHLSSASGTLAPGRSVTLRVTVDHAAEPDGPWRARVGLDPEGTVVVIDGYGATAPPSWDPTGPPKPPPSGPTEPTRTPTPTDPTPSPKPPQPPTHTDPAPTPTPTEPTDPPSSPGPSDTTTPTDPGDEPDDQG from the coding sequence GTGACGAGCACCAGGCTGGAGACCCCCGCACACACCACCGGCGCACACCGGGCGCACCGCCGCGCTCCCCACTCGTCGGCTCAGCGACCGCCCGCACGTTACGAACCCTGTCTCGACGGCCTGTTCACCTACTGCCTCTCCGTCCTGTGCGATCACGAGGCGGCTACGGAGGCGCTCGGCGAGGTCCTCGTCGTCGCCGAACGGCAGGAAAGCCGGTGCCCGGCCGGTGAGGAGGAACGTAAATCCTGGCTGTACGCCCTGGCCAGATGGATGTGCCTGCGCAAGCTCGCCGAGCGCAAGCGCGGCCGCCAGGCCCACCGCCGGCCGGCCGGAGGGGGAGCGCGACCCACGCGCCGCGCGTCCGGGAAAGCACCGGAAGTCCCCGCGCCCGCCCCCTCGGGACCCGAGGAAGCGGCCGTACCCGCGCCTTCCGAGTCCCCCGCCGCCGAAGCGCGCCGCCGCGAACTCGCCCAGCTGGCCTGGCCCGAGGCCGCGGGCACCACCCCCGAGCAGCGCGAAGCACTGGAACTCGCGGTGCGCCACCAGCTCACCCCGCGCGCCGTAGCCGCCGTCCTCGGCCTCGACCCGGTCGTCGCCCGGGAACTCCTGGCCGCCGCCGCCTGCGAGGTGGAGCGGACCCGCGCCGCCCTCGCTGTCGTCGAGACCTGCAACTGCCCCACCGTCGCCAGGCTCACCGGCGACCACCAGGTCCTGCTCTCCGCCGCCCTGCGCCGCGAGCTCGTCCGGCACGTGGACGACTGCCCCCGCTGCCGCCGCGCCGCCGAACGGGCCGACGCCGGGGGCCCCTGGCCCGGTGCGGCCGTCGGCCCCACCGCCGCGCTCCCGGTCGTCGGGGCGCCGCTTCCCTCCGTCCAGGTCGCCATGGCGCACGCCCAGCGGTCCAGGTCGGGCGGCCCGCGCTTCGACCGGGCGGGTTTCCCGCTCGACCCCAAGGACCACGCCGCCCGCCGGGACCGGCTGCGGGCCCGGGTCCTGACGACCACGGTGGTCGCGACCGTCGTCGCCGCACCCGTGATCGCCCTCTGGGCCGCGTACCGGGGGGCGCCGCAGACCGGCGAGGGCCATGCCGGGTCCTCGGTCGCCGCGACGGAGAGGGACGGCGCGGGCGGTCTCGAGGGCGAGGCGTACGACCAGTACGAGAACGCGGGCAACGCCCGCCCCGACAAGAACGGCCGCTTCACCCCCGGCGCCCGCACCCCGGACGTCTCCGCCGAGGTGATCAGCGCCGACGGCCGGCACGGTCCCGGCAGCCTGGCCGTCACGGCCCGTACGTCCGGTGACCTCACGACGATCACCCTCACGGCCTCCGGCAGCGAACAGGTCTCCTGGACGGCCTGGGTGGACGCACCCTGGCTCCACCTCAGCAGCGCGTCCGGCACGCTCGCCCCCGGCCGGAGCGTCACGCTCCGGGTCACCGTGGACCACGCCGCCGAGCCGGACGGACCGTGGCGCGCACGGGTCGGCCTCGACCCCGAGGGAACCGTCGTAGTGATCGACGGGTACGGGGCCACGGCGCCGCCCTCGTGGGACCCGACAGGCCCCCCGAAGCCCCCGCCGTCCGGGCCGACGGAACCCACGCGGACTCCCACGCCCACCGACCCGACGCCGTCCCCGAAGCCCCCGCAGCCCCCGACTCACACGGACCCGGCACCGACGCCCACGCCGACGGAGCCGACCGACCCGCCGTCGTCACCCGGCCCGAGCGACACGACCACGCCCACGGACCCCGGGGACGAGCCCGACGACCAGGGATGA
- a CDS encoding Ppx/GppA phosphatase family protein, giving the protein MRLGVLDVGSNTVHLLVVDAHPGARPLPAHSHKAELRLAELLDADGAIGPKGVDRLVSTIAGAVLAAEDKGCEDVLPFATSAVREATNADKVLARVRDETGVDLAVLSGEEEARLTFLAARRWFGWSAGKLLVLDIGGGSLEVAFGIDEEPDAVVSLPLGAGRLTAAWLPSHPADPLEVKALRRHVRARIARSVGEFTRFGGPDHVVGTSKTFKQLARITGAARSTEGRYVQRVLTRKALEEWVPKLAAMTIEQRGRLPGVSEGRSAQLLAGALVAEGTMDLFGVEELEICPWALREGVILRRLDHLPAERVALN; this is encoded by the coding sequence ATGAGACTCGGAGTCCTCGACGTGGGATCGAACACTGTTCATCTGCTGGTGGTGGACGCTCACCCCGGCGCCCGCCCGCTGCCCGCGCATTCGCACAAGGCGGAGCTCCGGCTGGCCGAGCTTCTCGACGCGGACGGGGCGATCGGTCCGAAGGGCGTGGACCGGCTCGTGTCGACGATCGCCGGAGCCGTCCTCGCGGCCGAGGACAAGGGCTGCGAGGACGTGCTGCCCTTCGCCACCTCCGCCGTGCGGGAGGCGACCAACGCCGACAAGGTCCTGGCGCGGGTACGGGACGAGACGGGGGTGGACCTCGCGGTCCTCAGCGGTGAGGAGGAGGCGCGCCTCACGTTCCTCGCGGCCCGCCGCTGGTTCGGCTGGTCGGCGGGGAAACTGCTCGTCCTGGACATCGGCGGCGGCTCGCTGGAGGTGGCGTTCGGCATCGACGAGGAGCCCGACGCCGTGGTGTCGCTGCCACTGGGCGCGGGGCGCCTCACCGCGGCCTGGCTGCCCAGTCACCCGGCGGACCCGCTGGAGGTCAAGGCGCTGCGCCGCCATGTGCGGGCCAGGATCGCCCGGAGTGTCGGAGAGTTCACCCGTTTCGGCGGCCCCGACCATGTCGTCGGCACCTCCAAGACCTTCAAGCAGCTCGCCAGGATCACCGGCGCCGCCCGCTCCACGGAGGGCCGGTACGTACAGCGCGTCCTCACCCGCAAGGCGCTGGAGGAGTGGGTCCCCAAGCTGGCGGCGATGACGATCGAGCAGCGGGGCAGGCTTCCCGGGGTCTCCGAGGGCCGCTCCGCGCAGTTGCTGGCCGGGGCTCTGGTGGCCGAGGGGACGATGGACCTGTTCGGCGTCGAGGAACTGGAGATCTGCCCCTGGGCGCTGCGCGAGGGCGTCATCCTGCGGCGGCTGGACCACCTCCCCGCAGAACGGGTCGCTTTGAACTGA
- a CDS encoding sugar phosphate isomerase/epimerase family protein, with the protein MVRVPDAKVALSTASVYPESTATAFEIAARLGYDGVEIMVWTDPVSQDIEALKRLSDYHQVPILAVHAPCLLITQRVWSTDPWVKLQRAKAAAEKLGASTVVVHPPFRWQRNYARDFVTGIWRMADETDVRFAVENMYPWRYRDREMLAYAPDWDVTNDDYRHFTVDLSHTATARTEALAMVDRMGDRLAHIHLADGKGSSKDEHLVPGRGDQPCAQLLERLAHTSFDGHVVIEVNTRRAMSSAEREADLAEALAFTRLHLASAARAPRA; encoded by the coding sequence GTGGTGCGCGTTCCGGATGCGAAGGTCGCCCTGTCGACTGCTTCGGTCTATCCGGAGTCGACGGCGACGGCCTTCGAGATCGCCGCGCGCCTGGGCTACGACGGTGTCGAGATCATGGTCTGGACCGACCCCGTAAGCCAGGACATCGAGGCGCTGAAGCGGCTCTCGGACTACCACCAGGTGCCGATCCTCGCGGTGCACGCCCCGTGTCTCCTCATCACGCAGCGGGTCTGGTCCACCGACCCCTGGGTGAAGCTCCAGCGGGCGAAGGCGGCGGCGGAGAAGCTCGGGGCGTCGACCGTCGTCGTGCACCCGCCGTTTCGTTGGCAGCGCAACTACGCACGCGACTTCGTCACCGGCATCTGGCGCATGGCCGACGAGACGGACGTCCGCTTCGCCGTCGAGAACATGTACCCGTGGCGCTACCGGGACCGCGAGATGCTCGCGTACGCCCCCGACTGGGACGTCACCAACGACGACTACCGGCACTTCACGGTGGACCTCTCGCACACCGCCACCGCCCGCACCGAGGCGCTGGCCATGGTCGACCGGATGGGCGACCGGCTCGCGCACATCCACCTCGCCGACGGCAAGGGGTCGAGCAAGGACGAGCACCTGGTGCCGGGCCGCGGCGACCAGCCCTGCGCTCAGCTGCTGGAGCGGCTGGCCCACACCTCCTTCGACGGCCATGTCGTCATCGAGGTCAACACCCGCCGCGCCATGTCCTCCGCCGAACGTGAGGCCGACCTCGCGGAGGCGCTGGCCTTCACCCGGCTGCACCTGGCGTCGGCGGCGCGGGCACCCCGCGCATGA
- a CDS encoding TetR/AcrR family transcriptional regulator gives MTPDTPAPRRRGRPSRTAETTGPDARTRILEAARTEFAERGYDKTSVRGIAKAAGVDAALVHHYFGTKDEVFAAAIEVSFEPALVIPAVLGGPPDELGERLARYFISVWENPVTRAPLLAVIRSALTHEAAAKVLRGFVLRRLLERIAAELDVPDPTFRAELAASHMIGIAILRYVIQAEPLASADPEKIIEMVAPTLQRYLTGR, from the coding sequence ATGACACCGGACACCCCCGCCCCCCGCCGCCGGGGGCGTCCCTCGCGTACGGCGGAGACCACCGGCCCGGACGCCCGTACCCGCATCCTCGAAGCCGCCCGCACCGAGTTCGCCGAGCGCGGCTACGACAAGACCTCGGTCCGGGGCATCGCCAAGGCCGCGGGTGTGGACGCCGCACTGGTCCACCACTACTTCGGTACGAAGGACGAGGTCTTCGCCGCGGCCATCGAGGTCTCCTTCGAGCCCGCCCTGGTGATCCCCGCCGTCCTCGGCGGCCCCCCGGACGAACTGGGGGAGCGGCTGGCCCGCTACTTCATCTCCGTCTGGGAGAACCCGGTGACGCGCGCCCCCCTGCTGGCGGTCATCCGTTCCGCCCTCACCCACGAGGCGGCGGCGAAGGTGCTGCGGGGCTTCGTGCTGCGGCGGCTGCTGGAGCGGATCGCGGCGGAGCTGGACGTACCCGATCCGACCTTCCGCGCGGAGCTGGCCGCCTCACACATGATCGGCATCGCGATCCTGAGATACGTCATCCAGGCCGAACCGCTGGCGTCGGCGGACCCGGAGAAGATCATCGAGATGGTGGCCCCGACGCTGCAGAGGTATCTGACCGGGCGCTGA
- the ilvD gene encoding dihydroxy-acid dehydratase, translating to MPQLRSRTVTHGRNMAGARALMRASGVASEDIGKPIIAVANSFTEFVPGHTHLAPVGRIVSDAILAAGAVPREFNTIAVDDGIAMGHGGMLYSLPSRDLIADSVEYMVEAHCADALICISNCDKITPGMLMAALRLNIPTIFVSGGPMEAGKATLVDGTVRSLDLVDAMSEAVNDKVSDEDMLRIEENACPTCGSCSGMFTANSMNCLAEAIGLALPGNGSVLATHTARKALYENAGRTVVEITKRHYEQDDLSVLPRSIATRAAFENAMALDIAMGGSTNTILHLLAAAQEAELDFGLADMDAVSRRVPCLAKVAPNVAPGGTYYMEDVHRAGGIPAILGELHRGGMLNEDVHTVHSATLTEWLKTWDVRGGSPSDEAVELWHAAPGCVRSATAFSQSERWDTLDTDAEGGCIRSVEHAYSKDGGLAVLRGNLAEDGCVVKTAGVDESIWTFEGPAVVCESQDEAVDKILRKEITHGDVVVIRYEGPRGGPGMQEMLYPTSFLKGRGLGKTCALITDGRFSGGTSGLSIGHASPEAASGGTIALVENGDRIRIDIPNRSIELLVPEAELATRREALDGVYAPKKRERKVSAALRAYAAMATSADRGAVRDVSKLG from the coding sequence ATGCCCCAGCTGAGGTCCCGCACTGTCACCCACGGCCGCAACATGGCGGGCGCCCGCGCCCTTATGCGGGCCTCGGGCGTAGCGAGCGAGGACATCGGCAAGCCGATCATCGCGGTGGCCAACTCGTTCACCGAGTTCGTCCCGGGCCACACGCACCTCGCCCCGGTCGGCCGCATCGTGTCCGACGCGATCCTGGCGGCGGGCGCGGTCCCCCGCGAGTTCAACACGATCGCGGTCGACGACGGCATCGCGATGGGCCACGGCGGCATGCTCTACAGCCTCCCCTCCCGCGACCTGATCGCCGACTCCGTCGAGTACATGGTCGAGGCGCACTGCGCGGACGCACTCATCTGCATCTCCAACTGCGACAAGATCACGCCCGGCATGCTGATGGCCGCCCTGCGCCTCAACATCCCGACGATCTTCGTCTCCGGTGGCCCGATGGAGGCAGGCAAGGCCACGCTGGTCGACGGCACGGTCCGCAGTCTCGACCTGGTCGACGCGATGTCCGAAGCGGTCAACGACAAGGTCTCGGACGAGGACATGCTCCGGATCGAGGAGAACGCCTGCCCGACCTGCGGCTCCTGTTCCGGCATGTTCACCGCCAACTCGATGAACTGCCTGGCCGAGGCCATCGGCCTGGCCCTGCCGGGCAACGGCTCGGTCCTCGCCACGCACACCGCGCGCAAGGCCCTGTACGAGAACGCCGGCCGCACGGTCGTCGAGATCACCAAGCGCCACTACGAGCAGGACGACCTGAGCGTCCTGCCGCGCAGCATCGCCACCCGCGCCGCCTTCGAGAATGCCATGGCCCTCGACATCGCGATGGGCGGCTCCACCAACACGATCCTCCACCTGCTGGCCGCCGCCCAGGAGGCCGAGCTGGACTTCGGGCTCGCGGACATGGACGCCGTCTCGCGCCGCGTCCCGTGCCTGGCCAAGGTCGCGCCGAACGTGGCCCCCGGCGGCACGTACTACATGGAGGACGTGCACCGGGCCGGCGGCATCCCCGCCATCCTCGGTGAGCTCCACCGCGGCGGCATGCTGAACGAGGACGTGCACACCGTCCACTCGGCCACGCTCACCGAGTGGCTCAAGACGTGGGACGTGCGCGGCGGTTCCCCGTCCGACGAGGCTGTCGAGCTGTGGCACGCGGCGCCCGGCTGCGTCCGCTCGGCGACCGCCTTCTCGCAGTCCGAACGCTGGGACACCCTGGACACGGACGCCGAGGGCGGCTGCATCCGCTCCGTCGAGCACGCGTACTCCAAGGACGGCGGACTGGCCGTCCTCAGGGGCAACCTCGCCGAGGACGGCTGTGTCGTGAAGACCGCCGGAGTCGACGAGTCGATCTGGACCTTCGAGGGTCCGGCCGTCGTCTGCGAGTCCCAGGACGAGGCCGTCGACAAGATCCTCCGCAAGGAGATCACCCACGGAGACGTGGTCGTCATCCGCTACGAGGGTCCGCGCGGCGGCCCCGGTATGCAGGAGATGCTCTACCCGACCTCGTTCCTGAAGGGCCGCGGCCTCGGCAAGACCTGCGCCCTCATCACGGACGGCCGCTTCTCCGGCGGTACGTCGGGCCTCTCCATCGGCCACGCCTCGCCCGAGGCCGCGTCGGGCGGCACGATCGCGCTCGTCGAGAACGGTGACCGGATCAGGATCGACATCCCGAACCGTTCCATCGAGCTCCTCGTCCCCGAAGCCGAGCTGGCCACCCGCCGCGAGGCACTGGACGGGGTCTACGCGCCGAAGAAGCGCGAGCGCAAGGTCTCGGCCGCCCTGCGCGCCTACGCGGCGATGGCGACGAGCGCGGACCGGGGCGCCGTGCGCGACGTCTCCAAGCTCGGTTGA
- a CDS encoding protein kinase domain-containing protein — MPPLRGTGFDPEAEHPEYAGKYRLEARLGAGGMGVVHLARSPSGLQLAVKIVHRQHAADPEFRARFRQEVAAARRVSGAFTAPVVDADPTAALPWMATLYVPGPTLSEQVKRNGPLAPAELRRLTAGLAEALRDIHRAGVIHRDLKPSNVLLSDSGPKVIDFGISRPYDSDLRTETGKLIGSPPYMAPEQFQRPREVGPAADVFALGAVLVHASTGRGPFDSDSPYIVAYQVVHDEADLAGVPADLSPLVARCLAKDPAERPTPDEIMAALALQPPSYEASAFIPAQRRAAPVRGPVQTLVPGSGAGSGAETSTHVRAVGAVSGSRSGSGFAQRWTGRGRRSRWAAAGAVLLVLGTAGTVGLWGGDGSADRSVRAGSAARRAAPAAFVPWVTPLPSAGGATPVCSGADRGLYCGAAGFGTALLDPVDGRVIWSRPAPSGESPSVGVLSDGVVHASDPGERLRVYDADKGGELWDLDLSAYLGVPFSAGDTLLMTRENGTAEGLDGRTGKSRWARQVPGHLRPDYALYDEDSRIAYAFEHAADGATTLVTALEAATGRTAWQHRLDGTLTPVGAPGGALVLAAMNAAAQTVGLVRYEPARTAVTRLALPFRMNEPEVVMGGDTAYLLARDGTLLAMDTGRPGDTTAGGGKAELWRLATAAGRTSRPVLAGGNRLCFSAADGRLLAVDTEHGTLLGQTRPRLRAGKLTYASTLPAPVALGRTVYGMAPDGSVFAVDGRGPTEW; from the coding sequence ATGCCGCCGCTGCGAGGGACCGGATTCGATCCGGAAGCGGAGCATCCTGAGTACGCCGGGAAGTACCGGCTCGAGGCACGTCTCGGAGCGGGCGGCATGGGTGTGGTCCACCTGGCGCGCTCCCCGTCCGGGCTCCAGCTCGCGGTGAAGATCGTGCACCGCCAGCATGCGGCGGACCCGGAGTTCCGGGCACGCTTCCGGCAGGAGGTGGCGGCGGCCCGACGGGTCAGCGGCGCCTTCACCGCGCCGGTCGTCGATGCCGATCCGACCGCCGCCCTGCCCTGGATGGCGACGCTGTACGTCCCCGGCCCGACGCTCTCCGAACAGGTGAAGCGGAACGGACCGCTGGCCCCCGCCGAGCTCCGCAGGCTCACCGCGGGCCTGGCCGAGGCACTGCGCGACATCCACCGCGCGGGTGTCATCCACCGCGACCTCAAGCCGAGCAACGTGCTGCTCTCCGACTCGGGGCCCAAGGTCATCGACTTCGGGATCTCCCGGCCGTACGACAGTGATCTGCGCACGGAGACCGGGAAGCTGATCGGCTCGCCGCCGTACATGGCTCCCGAGCAGTTCCAGCGGCCCCGCGAGGTCGGGCCCGCTGCCGACGTGTTCGCTCTGGGCGCCGTGCTGGTCCATGCCTCGACCGGCCGGGGGCCCTTCGACTCGGACAGTCCGTACATCGTGGCCTACCAGGTGGTGCACGACGAGGCCGATCTCGCCGGGGTGCCGGCGGATCTGTCGCCGCTGGTCGCGCGGTGTCTGGCCAAGGACCCGGCGGAGCGGCCCACTCCGGACGAGATCATGGCGGCGCTCGCGTTGCAGCCTCCGTCGTACGAGGCCTCCGCGTTCATACCGGCGCAGCGGCGGGCGGCTCCGGTGCGCGGGCCGGTACAGACGTTGGTGCCGGGCTCGGGGGCGGGCTCGGGGGCGGAGACGTCGACGCATGTACGGGCGGTCGGTGCGGTTTCCGGCTCCCGGTCCGGCTCCGGTTTCGCGCAGCGGTGGACGGGGCGGGGCCGCCGGTCCCGGTGGGCTGCCGCGGGCGCGGTGCTGCTCGTACTGGGCACCGCGGGCACGGTGGGGCTCTGGGGCGGGGACGGTTCCGCGGACCGTTCGGTGCGGGCGGGCAGCGCGGCCCGGCGGGCGGCGCCGGCTGCCTTCGTACCGTGGGTGACTCCGTTGCCGTCGGCGGGCGGGGCGACGCCGGTCTGTTCGGGAGCGGACCGCGGGCTGTACTGCGGGGCCGCCGGGTTCGGTACGGCGCTGCTCGATCCGGTGGACGGCCGCGTGATCTGGTCCCGTCCCGCACCCTCGGGGGAGTCCCCGTCGGTGGGGGTGCTGTCCGACGGAGTCGTCCATGCCTCCGATCCCGGCGAAAGGCTCCGGGTGTACGACGCGGACAAGGGCGGGGAGCTGTGGGACCTGGACCTGTCCGCGTACCTCGGCGTCCCCTTCTCGGCCGGTGACACCCTGCTGATGACCCGGGAGAACGGCACCGCCGAAGGACTCGACGGCAGGACCGGGAAGTCCCGCTGGGCGCGGCAGGTACCCGGCCATCTGCGGCCCGACTACGCGCTGTACGACGAGGACTCCCGTATCGCGTACGCCTTCGAGCACGCGGCCGACGGCGCGACGACTCTGGTCACCGCGCTGGAGGCCGCTACGGGACGCACCGCCTGGCAGCACCGGCTGGACGGGACGCTCACCCCGGTGGGCGCGCCGGGCGGGGCGCTGGTGCTGGCGGCCATGAACGCGGCGGCCCAGACCGTGGGGCTCGTCCGCTACGAGCCCGCGCGTACGGCGGTCACCCGGCTGGCGCTCCCGTTCCGTATGAACGAACCGGAAGTGGTGATGGGCGGGGACACGGCGTATCTGCTCGCCCGGGACGGAACGCTCCTCGCCATGGACACCGGCCGGCCCGGTGATACGACCGCCGGAGGCGGGAAGGCCGAGCTGTGGCGCCTGGCGACCGCGGCCGGGCGGACCTCGCGGCCGGTACTGGCAGGGGGGAACCGGCTGTGCTTCTCGGCGGCCGACGGCCGCCTGCTGGCCGTCGATACGGAGCACGGGACGCTGCTGGGCCAGACGCGGCCCCGGCTGCGGGCCGGAAAGCTCACGTACGCATCGACGCTGCCGGCGCCCGTGGCCCTCGGGCGGACCGTGTACGGCATGGCGCCCGACGGTTCCGTGTTCGCGGTGGACGGGCGAGGCCCCACCGAGTGGTGA
- a CDS encoding SH3 domain-containing protein, with protein sequence MAIEENVAEESATIASDGVTRYPIAPGYRVNVRRGPGTKYGIVRTLPYGMSVPVYCQKPGEWISGPYGTSNLWDNIADGQFVADAYVKTGSDGYVAPRCD encoded by the coding sequence ATGGCCATTGAAGAGAACGTCGCCGAGGAGAGCGCGACCATCGCGTCGGACGGCGTGACGCGCTATCCGATCGCACCGGGATACCGGGTCAACGTCCGGCGCGGACCGGGCACCAAGTACGGGATCGTCCGGACGCTGCCGTACGGAATGAGCGTCCCGGTCTACTGCCAGAAGCCGGGGGAGTGGATCAGCGGCCCCTACGGCACCAGCAACCTCTGGGACAACATCGCGGACGGCCAGTTCGTCGCGGACGCGTACGTCAAGACCGGCAGCGACGGCTACGTCGCCCCGCGCTGCGACTGA
- a CDS encoding SulP family inorganic anion transporter → MASADGGALFVRGFPVSRADFTASLVVFLVALPLCVGVAVASGVPAELGLITGIVGGLVAGVLPGSSLQVSGPAAGLTVLVYEAVQLYGIGALGVLVLAAGVVQVALGVLRLGRWFRAVSVSVVQGMLAGIGLVLVAGQLYVLADATAPGSMGEKLTGLPGLLLGTGVTGTAAALGVGTVVVLVVWPKWRRAARIVPAPLVAVGLAAGVTALFGLPVRRVEVSGLLDAVRLPGPGDWARLLEAGVIGTVLAFALIASAESLFSAAAVDRLHAGKRTDYDKELIAQGTGNAVCGALGALPMTAVIVRSSANVNAGARTKASRVLHGVWLLVFVTALPSALGVIPVAALAGVLVHAGCKLVPVRALGPLWREHRGEALVLGATAGTIVATNLFEGVIAGLLLAVAKTAWDTSHVHVEVTGVEQAGGTLRVRVVGNATFLRLPKLLDALEALPRERSVELDLSGLRHTDHASAAALETWAGARAAGVRVRGAGVGVVPGG, encoded by the coding sequence ATGGCTTCCGCTGATGGAGGTGCCCTTTTCGTGCGTGGCTTCCCGGTCTCTCGCGCCGACTTCACCGCTTCGCTCGTCGTCTTTCTCGTCGCCCTGCCGCTCTGCGTGGGCGTGGCCGTCGCCTCCGGGGTCCCGGCCGAGCTCGGGTTGATCACCGGGATCGTCGGAGGGCTGGTCGCCGGAGTGCTCCCCGGCAGCAGTCTCCAGGTCAGCGGGCCGGCCGCCGGGCTGACCGTCCTGGTCTACGAAGCGGTTCAGCTGTACGGGATCGGCGCACTCGGGGTTCTGGTGCTCGCCGCCGGGGTGGTGCAGGTGGCACTGGGGGTGCTGCGGCTCGGGCGGTGGTTCCGGGCCGTATCTGTTTCGGTGGTGCAGGGGATGCTCGCGGGGATCGGGCTCGTGCTGGTCGCCGGGCAGTTGTACGTACTCGCGGACGCGACGGCTCCCGGCTCCATGGGTGAGAAGCTCACCGGCCTGCCCGGTCTGCTGCTCGGTACGGGGGTGACGGGCACCGCCGCCGCGCTCGGCGTGGGAACCGTCGTCGTCCTGGTCGTGTGGCCGAAGTGGCGGCGGGCCGCGCGGATCGTGCCGGCTCCCCTGGTCGCGGTCGGGCTCGCGGCCGGGGTGACGGCACTGTTCGGGCTGCCGGTGCGGCGGGTCGAGGTGAGCGGGCTGCTCGACGCCGTACGGCTTCCGGGGCCCGGTGACTGGGCCCGGCTCCTGGAGGCGGGAGTCATCGGTACCGTCCTCGCCTTCGCGCTGATCGCCTCGGCGGAGTCGCTGTTCAGCGCGGCGGCCGTGGACCGGCTGCACGCCGGGAAGCGTACGGACTACGACAAGGAACTGATCGCCCAGGGCACGGGGAACGCGGTGTGCGGGGCGTTGGGTGCGCTGCCGATGACGGCCGTCATCGTGCGCAGCTCCGCCAATGTGAACGCGGGGGCGCGGACCAAGGCCTCTCGGGTGCTGCACGGGGTGTGGCTGCTGGTGTTCGTCACCGCCCTGCCCTCGGCGCTGGGTGTGATCCCCGTGGCGGCTCTGGCGGGGGTGCTCGTGCACGCGGGCTGCAAGCTCGTACCCGTGCGGGCCTTGGGTCCGCTTTGGCGTGAGCATCGCGGTGAGGCGCTGGTTCTCGGGGCGACCGCCGGGACCATCGTCGCCACGAACCTCTTCGAGGGCGTGATCGCCGGACTGCTGCTGGCCGTCGCCAAGACCGCGTGGGACACGAGCCATGTCCATGTGGAGGTGACGGGCGTGGAGCAGGCGGGAGGCACGCTCCGGGTACGGGTGGTGGGCAACGCGACCTTCCTCCGGCTGCCGAAGCTGCTCGACGCGCTGGAGGCACTCCCCCGTGAGCGGAGTGTGGAGCTGGATCTGAGCGGGCTGCGGCACACCGACCACGCGAGCGCGGCCGCACTGGAGACGTGGGCCGGGGCGCGGGCGGCAGGTGTGCGGGTGCGGGGTGCGGGCGTGGGTGTGGTGCCCGGGGGATAG